In Trichocoleus desertorum NBK24, the following are encoded in one genomic region:
- a CDS encoding IS630 family transposase, translating into MSQHAGQGHEDKRPIRYFASDESRFGLHTLIGRLITACGVKPIGAWQWLFKAFWLYGAVEPATGASFFLQFSHVDTECYQRFLDEFSQAYPDSLNIVQVDNGRFHKGQGLVVPENIILLFQPPYCPELNPVERLWEHLKADLKWASFKTLAQLQTKVDQLLAELTPEEVASITGYPFILDALSALNAV; encoded by the coding sequence CTGAGTCAGCACGCTGGTCAAGGGCACGAAGACAAACGCCCGATTCGCTACTTTGCGTCCGATGAGAGCCGCTTTGGACTACACACGCTCATCGGGCGCTTGATTACAGCTTGTGGCGTCAAGCCCATTGGAGCGTGGCAGTGGTTGTTCAAAGCCTTCTGGCTCTATGGAGCGGTCGAACCTGCAACGGGGGCATCCTTTTTCCTGCAATTTTCCCATGTCGATACGGAATGCTATCAGCGCTTCTTGGATGAGTTCTCTCAGGCTTATCCCGATAGCCTCAATATTGTTCAAGTCGATAACGGACGGTTCCACAAGGGCCAGGGTCTCGTGGTGCCAGAGAACATCATCCTGTTGTTTCAACCGCCTTACTGCCCAGAGTTAAATCCAGTGGAGCGATTGTGGGAACATCTCAAGGCAGATCTCAAATGGGCCTCGTTCAAGACGTTGGCTCAACTCCAAACCAAAGTCGATCAACTCTTGGCTGAGTTAACGCCTGAAGAGGTTGCTTCCATCACAGGTTATCCCTTCATCTTGGATGCTCTATCTGCCTTGAACGCTGTTTAA
- a CDS encoding helix-turn-helix domain-containing protein, producing MAGVTSIEVNESLDELVEQLRQAATPTAKERLQVLYWLKQEQAPSISTIAQAVGKHRNTVQTWLSMYREGGVAAMLEVKKSSGRVRVIPRWAEEALAKRLQDPNHGFQSYGAVQQWLAQTLGVEAQYHAVYQMTRYRLQAKLKVARPQHCRQDPQQREAFKQTLQTTSAC from the coding sequence ATGGCTGGTGTCACCTCGATTGAAGTCAACGAAAGTTTAGATGAGCTCGTAGAACAGTTGCGCCAAGCAGCTACGCCAACTGCCAAAGAACGACTGCAAGTGCTCTACTGGCTCAAGCAAGAGCAGGCACCGAGTATCAGCACGATCGCTCAAGCGGTGGGGAAACATCGCAACACGGTGCAAACCTGGTTATCGATGTACCGAGAAGGGGGAGTCGCAGCGATGCTGGAAGTGAAGAAATCATCTGGAAGGGTACGGGTGATTCCACGATGGGCGGAAGAAGCCCTAGCCAAGCGCCTACAAGACCCTAATCATGGATTTCAAAGCTACGGAGCGGTGCAGCAGTGGTTGGCTCAGACGCTAGGGGTCGAGGCGCAGTATCACGCGGTCTATCAGATGACGCGTTACCGACTCCAAGCCAAACTGAAAGTGGCCCGTCCTCAACATTGCCGACAAGACCCTCAGCAGCGAGAGGCGTTTAAGCAAACCTTGCAGACGACCTCAGCCTGCTGA
- a CDS encoding methyltransferase domain-containing protein, whose protein sequence is MGISIKTQLLDWREITLTQQFDYILAADVLYEQRNHLPILQAIAQLLAPGGTAYISDPQRTIAKKFIELATEHNFTLETTTLPVAWRELNLSIDIHALSQL, encoded by the coding sequence ATTGGTATCAGTATCAAAACTCAACTGCTGGATTGGCGAGAGATTACCCTGACGCAACAGTTTGACTATATTTTGGCGGCGGATGTGCTGTATGAGCAGCGCAATCATTTGCCCATTTTGCAAGCGATCGCTCAACTGCTAGCTCCTGGTGGCACTGCCTACATTAGTGATCCGCAACGCACGATCGCCAAGAAATTTATCGAGCTTGCCACCGAGCATAATTTCACGCTGGAAACTACTACCCTTCCAGTCGCATGGCGAGAGCTAAACTTATCGATTGACATTCATGCCTTGTCTCAGCTTTAA
- a CDS encoding methyltransferase has protein sequence MNQALQKQLAIEYQLAETTYAIAGKQLTIFNVANNYELLDKIDPDDFQKDERMPYWAEIWPASIALAEFVLTRPQFRQARCLELGSGVGVVSVAGAIAGAQMLTTDYFAEALDFSQLNASANQVIPI, from the coding sequence ATGAATCAAGCACTTCAGAAGCAGCTAGCGATCGAGTACCAATTAGCTGAAACCACCTACGCGATCGCTGGCAAACAGTTGACCATCTTCAACGTCGCCAATAACTACGAACTCCTAGACAAAATTGACCCCGACGACTTCCAGAAAGACGAGCGGATGCCCTATTGGGCCGAAATTTGGCCTGCTTCGATCGCTTTGGCTGAGTTTGTCTTGACTCGCCCTCAATTTCGGCAGGCTCGCTGTTTGGAGTTGGGGTCTGGAGTGGGGGTGGTGAGTGTGGCAGGGGCGATCGCGGGGGCACAGATGCTCACTACGGATTACTTTGCTGAAGCGCTAGACTTTTCTCAGCTCAATGCTTCGGCGAATCAAGTCATACCAATTTAA